In the Streptomyces sp. cg36 genome, one interval contains:
- a CDS encoding pilus assembly protein TadG-related protein, whose product MTRRPARRPGGDRGQAFPLYITAIAALLFLAFAYFAVAQAAMVRNEAGTAADAAALAAAQDFRDRLRDGLMDTFDAERWRKLLDGDASGLLPHDSCTAASDLAARNDATAESCDLDFRPEPTYTVSVVTDRTAGRSVIPATQDHRGKAKATAVVVPRCHLPEDRTGGPGDTPDPGQTGDPGGTPDPGGTPGPGGPGGEQKTYRLLCDGRDFEIDPLHLDLLPKASDLFSVQLADR is encoded by the coding sequence CTGACCCGGCGCCCCGCCCGCCGCCCGGGCGGGGACCGGGGCCAGGCGTTCCCCCTCTACATCACCGCGATCGCGGCCCTGCTCTTCCTCGCGTTCGCGTACTTCGCCGTGGCGCAGGCCGCGATGGTGCGCAACGAGGCGGGCACCGCGGCCGACGCGGCGGCCCTCGCCGCGGCCCAGGACTTCCGGGACCGGCTGCGGGACGGCCTGATGGACACCTTCGACGCCGAGCGCTGGCGCAAGCTCCTCGACGGCGACGCGAGCGGACTGCTCCCGCACGACTCCTGCACCGCCGCGTCCGACCTCGCGGCGCGCAACGACGCCACCGCCGAGAGCTGCGACCTCGACTTCCGGCCCGAGCCGACCTACACGGTGAGCGTGGTGACCGACCGGACGGCGGGCAGGTCCGTCATCCCCGCCACCCAGGACCACCGGGGCAAGGCCAAGGCGACCGCCGTGGTCGTACCGCGCTGCCATCTGCCCGAGGACCGGACGGGCGGACCCGGGGACACGCCGGACCCCGGGCAGACCGGGGACCCCGGGGGCACGCCGGACCCGGGCGGGACGCCGGGGCCGGGCGGGCCCGGGGGCGAGCAGAAGACCTACCGGCTCCTCTGCGACGGGCGGGACTTCGAGATCGACCCGCTCCACCTCGACCTGCTGCCGAAGGCGTCCGACCTGTTCTCCGTCCAGCTGGCCGACCGTTAA
- a CDS encoding DUF192 domain-containing protein, with translation MGRWADGRGELRVEGGAAVPLEIAASYRARSRGLLGRDGIEGAILLSPASSVHTFRMRFPIDVAYLDRRMGVLALHTVVPGRLTAPRFGARHVLEAEAGAMGAWGLRRGARVEVRVCQN, from the coding sequence ATGGGGCGATGGGCGGACGGGCGCGGGGAGTTGCGGGTCGAGGGGGGTGCGGCCGTCCCGCTGGAGATCGCCGCCTCGTACCGGGCGCGCTCGCGCGGGCTGCTCGGGCGGGACGGGATCGAGGGGGCGATCCTGCTCAGCCCCGCCTCCTCGGTCCACACGTTCCGGATGCGCTTCCCCATCGACGTGGCCTATCTGGACCGCCGGATGGGTGTCCTCGCGCTCCACACCGTGGTCCCCGGCCGCCTCACCGCGCCGCGCTTCGGGGCCCGCCACGTGCTGGAGGCGGAGGCGGGCGCGATGGGGGCGTGGGGGCTGCGGCGGGGGGCGCGGGTCGAGGTGCGGGTCTGCCAGAACTAG
- a CDS encoding sensor histidine kinase: MPEPVLPGAAPDPITSAPPEPAESLQVNALQALCRQVFLFRLAMIGLGTPFALANTARGIPTWLVSGAVLITFMGSYALYRDWERFGPLLLRHPWLLGVDTVFGALLLFTATTDSPLGYVVVCTPLLAGLAYGWRRAGVFAGLQCVVLALAYLAQREHQHPVAPALLLPGFCVLAGAAGVALRGLLLRFSLASQALTEARARLAVEEERARLARELHDSVAKTLHGVALAAEGLAASAGRTDAATVHGRATLVARSARRAAAESRELLADLRSRGGPDADVDVLSELAARVRDFSRRSTGVGVRYTPLDTAAAPLPPVPRPIARQLLTIAAEALENAHRHAGPAFVDVSAGVVGDVLRISVRDDGRGLPPGTTLDGLRRAGHFGLVGMAERAAGLGARLRIGRGEELRGTEVRLDLPLAALRAGRERAA, from the coding sequence GCGCTGTGCCGACAGGTGTTCCTGTTCCGGCTGGCGATGATAGGGCTCGGCACCCCCTTCGCCCTGGCCAACACGGCCCGGGGGATCCCGACCTGGCTGGTCTCCGGAGCCGTGCTGATCACCTTCATGGGCTCGTACGCGCTCTACCGCGACTGGGAGCGGTTCGGCCCGCTGCTGCTGCGCCACCCCTGGCTGCTGGGCGTCGACACGGTGTTCGGCGCGCTGCTCCTGTTCACCGCCACCACCGACTCCCCGCTCGGCTACGTCGTGGTCTGCACCCCGCTGCTGGCCGGGCTCGCCTACGGCTGGCGGCGCGCGGGCGTCTTCGCGGGCCTGCAGTGCGTCGTGCTCGCGCTCGCCTACCTGGCCCAGCGCGAGCACCAGCACCCGGTCGCCCCGGCCCTGCTGCTGCCGGGCTTCTGCGTCCTCGCGGGCGCGGCCGGGGTGGCGCTGCGCGGGCTGCTGCTGCGGTTCTCGCTCGCCTCCCAGGCCCTGACCGAGGCCCGGGCCCGGCTGGCCGTCGAGGAGGAACGGGCGCGCCTGGCCCGCGAGTTGCACGACTCGGTCGCCAAGACCCTGCACGGGGTGGCGCTGGCCGCCGAGGGCCTGGCCGCCTCGGCGGGCCGCACCGACGCGGCCACCGTCCACGGCCGCGCCACCCTGGTGGCCCGCTCGGCCCGGCGCGCCGCCGCCGAGTCCCGCGAGCTCCTCGCGGACCTGCGCAGCCGCGGCGGCCCGGACGCGGACGTGGACGTCCTGTCGGAACTGGCCGCGCGCGTACGGGACTTCTCCCGCCGCAGCACCGGGGTGGGCGTGCGCTACACGCCGCTGGACACGGCCGCGGCGCCGCTGCCGCCGGTGCCCCGGCCCATCGCGCGCCAGCTCCTGACCATCGCCGCGGAGGCGCTGGAGAACGCCCACCGGCACGCGGGCCCCGCCTTCGTGGACGTGTCGGCCGGAGTGGTCGGCGACGTCCTGCGGATCAGCGTCCGCGACGACGGGCGCGGCCTGCCGCCCGGCACCACGCTGGACGGGCTGCGCCGGGCGGGCCACTTCGGGCTGGTCGGCATGGCCGAGCGGGCGGCCGGGCTCGGCGCCCGGCTGCGCATCGGCCGGGGAGAGGAGCTGCGGGGCACCGAGGTCCGCCTGGACCTGCCGCTCGCGGCGCTGCGGGCCGGACGGGAGCGTGCGGCATGA
- a CDS encoding response regulator, translating to MTRILVADDNPVVRAGLTALLRGHPGLRVVAEAADGREAYEAALLHRPDVVLLDVRMPGVDGLTALPRLVRLAPVMMLTYSGGSETVREALRLGARGYLVHGEFTVEQLVGAVRDITAGRSRFSASAARTLHVMDPIVSLNPNEEASRMQPDVGQSLQSPGPRTWVPGKELGQERLSRREVEVMELIAAGMSNRQIADACFISEKTVKNHINRIFAKLHSNSRTQALATWLGTRTGQGART from the coding sequence ATGACCCGGATCCTGGTGGCCGACGACAACCCGGTGGTGCGGGCCGGGCTGACCGCGCTGCTGCGCGGCCACCCGGGCCTGCGGGTGGTGGCCGAGGCGGCGGACGGCCGCGAGGCGTACGAGGCGGCCCTGCTGCACCGGCCGGACGTGGTCCTCCTCGATGTGCGCATGCCCGGGGTGGACGGGCTCACGGCCCTGCCCCGACTGGTGCGGTTGGCGCCGGTGATGATGCTGACGTACAGCGGCGGGAGCGAGACGGTGCGCGAGGCGCTGCGGCTGGGCGCGCGGGGGTACCTCGTCCACGGCGAGTTCACCGTGGAGCAACTGGTGGGCGCGGTACGGGACATCACGGCGGGCCGGTCGCGCTTCTCGGCGTCGGCCGCGCGCACCCTGCATGTCATGGACCCGATCGTTTCATTAAATCCGAACGAAGAGGCTTCGCGGATGCAACCGGATGTGGGACAGTCGCTCCAGAGCCCGGGTCCGCGAACTTGGGTGCCGGGCAAGGAACTTGGGCAGGAGCGGCTGAGCCGGAGGGAGGTGGAGGTGATGGAGCTGATCGCGGCGGGCATGAGCAATCGGCAGATCGCCGACGCCTGCTTCATCAGCGAGAAGACGGTGAAGAACCACATCAACCGCATCTTCGCGAAGCTACACAGCAACAGCCGCACCCAGGCACTGGCGACCTGGCTGGGCACCCGGACGGGCCAGGGGGCCCGGACATGA
- a CDS encoding prepilin peptidase: MQAVLVLFAAVWGAALGRLLPRAAHRLAVEPGEEWRTACPAGHPLTGWLGGRLCGQSGLAPALAGAACAALAAATGPRPELAVWLLLVAPAGLLAAVDVRVRRLPDVLTLPLAGAAAALLGGAALVPEHAGSWRHALLGGLALGGSYFVLFLIHPAGLGFGDVKLAVGLGVALGWYGWAVLFTGAFAGFALGAGYGLALVAVRRAGRRTAIPFGPFMIGGAFVGLLLGGLAAQGA; the protein is encoded by the coding sequence GTGCAGGCCGTGCTCGTACTGTTCGCCGCCGTCTGGGGAGCCGCCCTCGGGCGGCTGCTGCCGCGCGCCGCGCACCGGCTCGCCGTGGAGCCGGGCGAGGAGTGGCGGACGGCGTGTCCGGCCGGGCATCCGCTCACCGGCTGGCTGGGCGGGCGGCTCTGCGGGCAGAGCGGGCTGGCCCCGGCGCTGGCCGGCGCCGCGTGCGCCGCGCTGGCCGCCGCCACCGGGCCGCGCCCCGAACTCGCCGTCTGGCTGCTGCTCGTGGCGCCCGCCGGACTGCTGGCGGCCGTGGACGTACGGGTCCGGCGGCTGCCGGACGTGCTGACGCTCCCGCTCGCCGGGGCCGCCGCCGCGCTCCTGGGCGGCGCCGCCCTGGTGCCGGAGCACGCCGGGTCCTGGCGCCACGCCCTGCTCGGCGGACTCGCCCTGGGCGGCTCCTACTTCGTGCTCTTCCTGATTCACCCGGCCGGGCTCGGTTTCGGTGACGTCAAGCTCGCCGTCGGCCTCGGCGTGGCGCTCGGCTGGTACGGCTGGGCCGTCCTGTTCACCGGCGCGTTCGCGGGTTTCGCGCTCGGCGCGGGGTACGGTCTCGCGCTCGTCGCGGTGCGGCGCGCCGGGCGGCGCACGGCCATCCCGTTCGGCCCCTTCATGATCGGCGGCGCGTTCGTCGGGCTGCTCCTCGGCGGTCTGGCCGCACAAGGCGCGTAG
- a CDS encoding DUF2079 domain-containing protein, whose protein sequence is MRTIDNVVEVRRPRPAAPAPRTERPALLWWGWAAVLFLLYAAVGVRRQALIRTTGYDLGIFEQAVKAYAQLRAPVAPLRGEGFNLLGDHFHPVLAVLAPLYRLAPTPYTLLVAQAALLALAVVPLARRAHRVLGRRAAHVIAFGYGLSWGIASAVAFDFHEVCFAVPLVSFALEALALRRWRLAVALGAPLLLVKEDLGLTLAAIGGYVAWQGRRTLGLATAAAGLLGSALEFKVLMPFFSPAGTYAHAANLEPGHGSLLATLAMAPLDAVRPEVKATTLVLVFAPAALIALRSPLAWIAVPTLGWRMLSQNPFHWGTSFHYTAVLMPVVFAALTDALAPYRRAGDALARRHVRASLATTAAVTLALIPSFPLAQLVHRSTWRSTAHIAAARDLLRRIPDGATVAASNRLVPQLTARTDVVLFPTYPVHWRLYDTGEPVPPPTARWIVYDPVPAESWPYPPGYWPYPKERQEAELRKAERAYGYRIVARRDGIVLLRR, encoded by the coding sequence ATGCGGACAATTGACAACGTGGTGGAGGTGCGGCGGCCACGGCCCGCCGCCCCCGCCCCCCGTACGGAACGGCCCGCCCTGCTGTGGTGGGGGTGGGCCGCCGTGCTCTTCCTGCTCTACGCCGCGGTCGGCGTCCGCCGCCAGGCCCTGATCCGTACCACCGGCTACGACCTCGGCATCTTCGAGCAGGCCGTCAAGGCGTACGCCCAACTGCGCGCCCCCGTCGCCCCGTTGCGCGGCGAGGGGTTCAACCTCCTCGGCGACCACTTCCACCCGGTGCTGGCCGTCCTCGCCCCCCTCTACCGGCTCGCCCCGACCCCGTACACCCTGCTCGTCGCCCAGGCCGCGCTGCTCGCCCTCGCCGTCGTCCCGCTCGCCCGCCGGGCCCACCGGGTGCTGGGCCGTCGCGCCGCCCATGTGATCGCCTTCGGATACGGGCTGAGCTGGGGCATCGCCTCCGCCGTGGCGTTCGACTTCCACGAGGTGTGCTTCGCCGTCCCGCTCGTCTCCTTCGCCCTGGAGGCGCTGGCGCTGCGGCGCTGGCGGCTCGCGGTCGCGCTCGGCGCCCCCCTGCTCCTGGTCAAGGAGGACCTGGGGCTGACCCTCGCCGCGATCGGCGGGTACGTCGCCTGGCAGGGCCGGCGCACCCTGGGCCTGGCCACCGCCGCCGCCGGACTGCTGGGCAGCGCCCTGGAGTTCAAGGTGCTGATGCCGTTCTTCAGCCCGGCCGGCACCTACGCCCACGCCGCCAACCTCGAACCCGGCCACGGCTCGCTGCTCGCCACCCTCGCCATGGCCCCGCTCGACGCGGTGCGCCCGGAGGTCAAGGCCACCACCCTGGTGCTGGTCTTCGCCCCGGCCGCGCTGATCGCGCTGCGCTCACCGCTCGCCTGGATCGCCGTGCCCACGCTCGGCTGGCGGATGCTCTCCCAGAACCCGTTCCACTGGGGCACCTCGTTCCACTACACGGCCGTGCTGATGCCGGTCGTCTTCGCCGCCCTCACCGACGCCCTCGCCCCCTACCGCCGCGCGGGCGACGCCCTCGCCCGGCGCCATGTGCGCGCCTCCCTCGCCACCACCGCCGCCGTCACCCTCGCGCTGATCCCGTCCTTCCCGCTCGCCCAGCTCGTCCACCGCTCCACCTGGCGCTCCACCGCGCACATCGCCGCCGCCCGCGACCTGCTGCGCCGCATCCCGGACGGGGCGACCGTGGCCGCCTCCAACCGGCTGGTGCCGCAGCTCACCGCCCGTACCGACGTGGTGCTCTTCCCGACCTATCCGGTGCACTGGCGGCTGTACGACACGGGCGAGCCGGTGCCGCCGCCGACCGCCCGGTGGATCGTCTACGACCCGGTGCCCGCCGAGTCCTGGCCCTACCCGCCGGGCTACTGGCCGTACCCGAAGGAGCGTCAGGAGGCCGAACTGCGCAAGGCGGAACGGGCCTACGGCTACCGGATCGTCGCCCGGCGGGACGGAATCGTGCTGCTGAGGCGTTGA
- a CDS encoding class I SAM-dependent methyltransferase, protein MAQSIRNHNNRTFEDLIDEAASAPVDGWDFSWLDGRATEERPSWGYARAMAARWGRATAALDVQTGGGEVLAAVPQLPPLAVATEGWPPNAARATALLHPRGVAVVADADEPPLPFADGAFDLVTSRHPVHTWWSEIARVLTPGGSYFSQQVGPASVFELVEYFLGPQSADVRGRRDPGRARSEAEAAGLQVAELRLEKLRTEFHDIGAVVYFLRKVVWMVPGFTVEEYLDRLKELDGQIRAEGPFVAHTTRFLIEARKPLRHG, encoded by the coding sequence ATGGCGCAAAGCATCCGTAACCACAACAACCGCACCTTCGAAGACCTGATCGACGAGGCCGCGTCCGCCCCGGTGGACGGCTGGGACTTCTCCTGGCTGGACGGCCGGGCCACCGAGGAGCGCCCGTCCTGGGGGTACGCCCGTGCCATGGCGGCGCGCTGGGGCCGGGCCACGGCCGCCCTGGACGTGCAGACCGGCGGCGGCGAGGTCCTGGCGGCCGTCCCGCAGCTGCCGCCGCTGGCGGTCGCCACCGAGGGCTGGCCGCCGAACGCCGCCCGGGCCACCGCCCTGCTGCACCCGCGCGGCGTGGCGGTGGTGGCCGACGCCGACGAGCCGCCGCTGCCGTTCGCGGACGGGGCGTTCGACCTGGTCACCAGCCGCCATCCGGTGCACACCTGGTGGTCGGAGATCGCCCGGGTGCTCACTCCGGGCGGCAGCTACTTCTCCCAACAGGTCGGACCCGCCAGTGTGTTCGAGCTGGTCGAGTACTTCCTGGGTCCGCAGTCCGCCGATGTGCGCGGCCGGCGCGACCCGGGCCGGGCGCGCTCGGAGGCCGAGGCCGCCGGGCTCCAGGTGGCCGAACTGCGCCTGGAGAAGCTGCGCACGGAGTTCCACGACATCGGGGCCGTCGTGTACTTCCTGCGCAAGGTCGTCTGGATGGTGCCGGGCTTCACGGTCGAGGAGTACCTCGACCGGCTCAAGGAGCTGGACGGGCAGATCCGCGCCGAGGGGCCCTTCGTCGCGCACACGACACGGTTCCTGATCGAGGCCAGGAAGCCGCTGCGGCACGGCTGA
- a CDS encoding VOC family protein — protein MSVQLNHTIIHSRDNRASAEFLADVLGLRVGDEWGPFIPVETANGVTLDFATGDPDKIVPQHYAFLVTEDEFDVGFDKIKQWAVPYFADPHMKRPNEINHNDGGRGVYFLDPSGHAMEMITRPYGGGA, from the coding sequence GTGTCAGTGCAGCTGAACCACACCATCATCCACTCCCGGGACAACCGGGCCTCCGCCGAGTTCCTGGCGGACGTACTGGGCCTGCGGGTCGGCGACGAGTGGGGGCCGTTCATCCCCGTCGAGACCGCCAACGGCGTCACCCTGGACTTCGCCACCGGTGACCCCGACAAGATCGTCCCGCAGCACTACGCGTTCCTCGTCACCGAGGACGAGTTCGACGTGGGCTTCGACAAGATCAAGCAGTGGGCCGTGCCGTACTTCGCGGACCCGCACATGAAGCGGCCCAACGAGATCAACCACAACGACGGGGGCCGGGGCGTCTACTTCCTGGACCCGTCGGGCCACGCGATGGAAATGATCACGCGGCCGTACGGCGGCGGGGCGTAG
- a CDS encoding OmpA family protein, translating to MSSPLPARSRRPRPRRALVAAALVTGVFVLGPAPGAVADDPDPTAVPAASPPVRVDAGAPGLKLSDGATLAAPRVIDIKSVVEDMGGEERRSDTNADISFALQAEVLFGKDSAALSPEASGRIRAIAEEVKKQRATNVRVFGFTDNLGTHEHGLVLSKQRADAVQGQLAQAVGGSVTFDIRGYAEDYPIADNSSEDGRRKNRRVEVSFPRGAGG from the coding sequence ATGAGCAGCCCCCTGCCCGCGCGCAGCCGCCGCCCCCGTCCCCGCCGCGCCCTGGTCGCCGCGGCCCTGGTCACCGGGGTGTTCGTCCTCGGCCCCGCCCCCGGTGCCGTCGCCGACGACCCCGACCCGACCGCCGTCCCCGCCGCCAGTCCGCCGGTCCGGGTCGACGCCGGCGCGCCGGGGCTGAAGCTCTCCGACGGGGCGACGCTGGCGGCACCCCGCGTGATCGACATCAAGTCGGTGGTGGAGGACATGGGCGGCGAGGAGCGCCGCTCGGACACCAACGCCGACATCTCCTTCGCGCTCCAGGCCGAGGTGCTGTTCGGCAAGGACAGCGCCGCGCTCTCGCCCGAGGCGAGCGGCCGGATCCGGGCCATCGCCGAGGAGGTCAAGAAGCAGCGGGCCACCAACGTGCGGGTCTTCGGGTTCACCGACAACCTCGGTACGCACGAGCACGGCCTGGTGCTGTCAAAGCAGCGCGCCGACGCGGTGCAGGGGCAGCTGGCGCAGGCGGTCGGCGGGTCCGTCACCTTCGACATCCGGGGCTACGCGGAGGACTACCCGATCGCGGACAACTCCTCGGAGGACGGCCGGCGCAAGAACCGCCGCGTGGAGGTGTCGTTCCCGCGGGGCGCGGGCGGCTGA